AAGTGTGAAATTCAAAACATTTGTAAATTAACTTGAAAAAGTATTCAGCGCCAGGCAGACAAAACTCCGCCAAGCGCTATCTTTGCAATAATATTGACAATTCAACGTTTCGTAACTTGCGACCAACACCTTATGCCTGTTCCTGCGGGGTGCCATAATGCCGGCGGACTTTAGCGACGTAATCATCCGTCAATGGGGTAGATTCATCATAATCGGGGGCACTCTCCACGATATCGCGATCAGCAAAACGAGTGTGGGCTTGCTCCTCTACCGGAACAAATTCTCTAAACCATTCCACGGGAACGAGATATTTATCCTTGGAAAGGAGTCCTGCTGTATCCACCTCCATAAAGCGCACTTGCCAGTTGTTCATATCAAAAACGACGTCGGAAATGGTTCCTATTTTATCTTCGGATGCATAGGCCGAATACCCTCGCAAATCTTTGGTGCTTTGCAAGTAATAGTCTTCCTTATTGACTTTCTTCTGTTGTTCACGTTTAACCGCTTTTCTCACCATATCGGAACTAACACCTGCTTCCGTATTGTCGTCCAATGTCGCGCCGGGCGTGAACGGGGATACAGGCCCCCCTCCCTGGAGCATCGGCCCAGGCCCGGGGCCATAATTCGGTGCAGCCCAGTAATAGCCTAATCCGTAGTGATCGAGGATCGAGGCTTCGTATGCTCGTGAGATGGGTTCGTGTTCATCCGGTTTCGGACTTTCTTTGATTTGATCTTTCGTGGCTTCGATGTCCACTTCTTGCGCTTGTATATCCAAGCGGTTGACGAGCTCGGGACTCAGCAAAACTTTTCCACCAATGAACCAAGGGCGTGTATCGGCCACAAGAAAACGAACTTTC
The Salicibibacter kimchii DNA segment above includes these coding regions:
- a CDS encoding PRC-barrel domain-containing protein, with the protein product MLIRTRDFQSFSLSGSDETFGSVTDVYFDSAGEWKVRFLVADTRPWFIGGKVLLSPELVNRLDIQAQEVDIEATKDQIKESPKPDEHEPISRAYEASILDHYGLGYYWAAPNYGPGPGPMLQGGGPVSPFTPGATLDDNTEAGVSSDMVRKAVKREQQKKVNKEDYYLQSTKDLRGYSAYASEDKIGTISDVVFDMNNWQVRFMEVDTAGLLSKDKYLVPVEWFREFVPVEEQAHTRFADRDIVESAPDYDESTPLTDDYVAKVRRHYGTPQEQA